The Pseudofrankia inefficax genome window below encodes:
- a CDS encoding HAMP domain-containing protein, giving the protein MLLSDLLAGLSGLCDGDFTVRLGHRDGLGGEVARRFDELAATQERHSRELERVSNVIRRDGRLTQRMDDLGGRDGWRSITRSVNSLIDDLARPTHEVGRVIAAVAEGDLSQHMPLEIAGQPVRGEFLRIGTTVNTMVDQLSSFADEVTRVAREVGTDGALGGQANVKGVSGVWRDLTESVNSMAGNLTTQVRNIALVTTAVAQGDLSQKITVDAQGEIAELKSTVNTMVDQLSAFADEVTRVAKEVGTEGRLGGQAQVKGVSGVWRDLTDSVNVMAGNLTTQVRGIAEMAAAVQRGDLTRQITVDARGEVAALAHTLNTMVDQLSSFADEVTRVAWEVGTEGNLGGQAHVRGVSGVWRDLTESVNSMAGNLTAQVRNIALVAKAVAGGDLSQKITVTAQGEIAELKETLNTMVDQLSSFADEVTRVAREVGTEGNLGEQAHVRGVSGVWRDLTESVNSMAGNLTAQVRNIALVTTAVANGDLSQKITVNAEGEIARLKDTVNTMVDQLSSFADEVTRVAREVGTEGKLGGQATVTGVAGTWRDLTDNVNQLASTLTTQLRAIGDVSTAVTRGDLTRSISVEAEGEVAELKDNINQMITRLRETTDLNAQQDWLKSNLARIGSKMQGQRDLYAVCQMIISEMTPAVNAQQGTVYLLDFIEGDKLRYVAGYGSVPRRRSDGTFLFGEGLIGQAAVEKTRIRVEKVPPGYLTIRSGLGSAPPSDLVVVPVLFENQVLGVIELASFTPFSDLHLTLVDQLVDTIGVVLNTIMANARTEELLAQSQRLTQELRSQSVELQRTNAELEEKAQLLEEKNTEIEQARTGLEEKAEQLALSSQYKTEFLANMSHELRTPLNSLLILAKLLADNQDDNLTYQQIEFARTIHSSGSELLMLINDILDLSKVEAGKMDVEATAVGTAAMCDALAQAVRPVAEVKGLTFEVQVADDVPAEFVTDEQRIQQVLRNLLSNAVKFTDSGTVRLDVTVASSDGPFIVPSLRSAPTVLSFAVSDTGIGIATDKLRMIFEAFQQADGTTSRRYGGTGLGLSISKEIARLLGGSIAVSSVLGQGSTFTLYVPSVMPADQPFYGPIPGEPDDVLIIIGGDGALSTAGVPYGSPLQALGSGTGGDPWIADPAQAAPFTGSAPVAAPAGTPELGAPWHPTGDLVGAGASRPKLESSIPEPVGTPFLTETSRPRRELGPDEVDPLQGATVLVVDDDVRNVFALTSALEMFGMRVQYADNGHDAIRLVQQASVAIRLVLMDVMLPGMDGNETTSTIRAMPAFADLPILVLTAKAMPGDREKSISAGASDYITKPVDLDHLLSVMRSHMSDRP; this is encoded by the coding sequence ATGCTGCTGTCCGACCTGCTCGCCGGGCTCTCGGGCCTGTGCGACGGCGACTTCACCGTCCGGCTCGGGCACCGCGACGGGCTCGGCGGCGAGGTCGCCCGCCGGTTCGACGAGCTCGCGGCGACGCAGGAGCGGCACTCCCGCGAGCTGGAGCGGGTCAGCAACGTGATCCGCCGAGACGGCCGGCTGACGCAGCGGATGGACGACCTGGGCGGCCGGGACGGCTGGCGCAGCATCACCCGCTCGGTGAACTCGCTGATCGACGACCTGGCCCGCCCGACCCACGAGGTCGGCCGGGTCATCGCGGCCGTCGCCGAGGGCGACCTCTCCCAGCACATGCCGCTGGAGATCGCCGGCCAGCCGGTGCGCGGCGAGTTCCTGCGCATCGGCACGACCGTGAACACGATGGTCGACCAGCTGTCGTCGTTCGCCGACGAGGTGACCCGGGTGGCCCGCGAGGTCGGCACCGACGGCGCGCTGGGCGGCCAGGCGAACGTCAAGGGCGTCTCCGGCGTCTGGCGTGACCTGACCGAGTCGGTGAACTCGATGGCGGGCAACCTGACCACCCAGGTCCGCAACATCGCCCTGGTCACCACCGCGGTGGCCCAGGGCGACCTGTCGCAGAAGATCACCGTCGACGCCCAGGGCGAGATCGCCGAGCTGAAGTCGACCGTCAACACGATGGTCGACCAGCTCTCCGCGTTCGCCGACGAGGTCACCCGGGTGGCCAAGGAGGTCGGCACCGAGGGACGGCTCGGCGGTCAGGCCCAGGTCAAGGGCGTCTCGGGCGTCTGGCGGGACCTGACCGACTCGGTCAACGTCATGGCCGGCAACCTGACCACCCAGGTGCGTGGCATCGCCGAGATGGCGGCCGCCGTGCAGCGCGGCGACCTGACCCGCCAGATCACCGTCGACGCCCGCGGCGAGGTCGCGGCGCTGGCGCACACGCTGAACACGATGGTCGACCAGCTCTCGTCGTTCGCCGACGAGGTCACCCGCGTGGCCTGGGAGGTCGGTACCGAGGGCAACCTGGGTGGCCAGGCGCACGTGCGCGGGGTCTCCGGGGTGTGGCGGGATCTGACCGAGTCGGTGAACTCGATGGCGGGCAACCTGACCGCCCAGGTCCGGAACATCGCGCTGGTCGCGAAGGCGGTGGCCGGCGGCGACCTCTCGCAGAAGATCACCGTCACGGCGCAGGGCGAGATCGCCGAGCTCAAGGAAACCCTGAACACGATGGTCGACCAGCTCTCGTCCTTCGCCGACGAGGTGACGAGGGTCGCCCGCGAGGTGGGTACCGAGGGCAACCTCGGCGAGCAGGCGCACGTGCGCGGGGTCTCGGGGGTCTGGCGGGACCTGACCGAGTCGGTGAACTCGATGGCCGGCAACCTGACCGCCCAGGTCCGCAACATCGCGCTCGTGACGACCGCGGTCGCCAACGGCGACCTGTCCCAGAAGATCACCGTCAACGCCGAGGGTGAGATCGCCCGGCTCAAGGACACCGTCAACACGATGGTCGACCAGCTCTCGTCGTTCGCCGACGAGGTCACCCGGGTGGCCCGCGAGGTGGGCACCGAGGGCAAGCTGGGCGGCCAGGCGACGGTCACCGGGGTCGCCGGCACCTGGCGCGACCTGACCGACAACGTCAACCAGCTCGCGTCCACGCTGACCACCCAGCTGCGGGCGATCGGCGACGTGTCCACGGCCGTGACCCGCGGTGACCTGACCCGGTCGATCTCGGTCGAGGCCGAGGGCGAGGTCGCCGAGCTCAAGGACAACATCAACCAGATGATCACCCGGCTGCGCGAGACGACCGATCTCAACGCGCAGCAGGACTGGCTGAAGTCGAACCTGGCCCGGATCGGCAGCAAGATGCAGGGCCAGCGCGACCTGTACGCGGTCTGCCAGATGATCATTTCCGAGATGACCCCGGCGGTGAACGCCCAGCAGGGCACGGTCTACCTGCTCGACTTCATCGAGGGCGACAAGCTGCGCTACGTCGCCGGCTACGGCTCGGTGCCCCGGCGGCGCTCGGACGGCACGTTCCTGTTCGGCGAGGGCCTGATCGGCCAGGCGGCGGTCGAGAAGACCCGGATCCGGGTCGAGAAGGTGCCGCCGGGCTACCTGACGATCCGCAGCGGCCTGGGCAGCGCGCCGCCGAGCGACCTGGTCGTCGTGCCGGTGCTGTTCGAGAACCAGGTGCTCGGCGTGATCGAGCTGGCCAGCTTCACGCCGTTCTCCGACCTGCACCTGACGCTGGTCGACCAGCTCGTCGACACCATCGGCGTCGTGCTCAACACGATCATGGCGAACGCCCGGACGGAGGAGCTGCTGGCCCAGTCGCAGCGCCTCACCCAGGAGCTGCGCAGCCAGTCGGTCGAGCTGCAGCGCACCAACGCGGAGCTGGAGGAGAAGGCCCAGCTCCTGGAGGAGAAGAACACCGAGATCGAGCAGGCCCGCACCGGCCTGGAGGAGAAGGCCGAGCAGCTGGCCCTGTCCTCGCAGTACAAGACCGAGTTCCTGGCCAACATGAGCCACGAGCTGCGGACCCCGCTGAACAGCCTGCTGATCCTGGCGAAGCTGCTGGCCGACAACCAGGACGACAACCTGACCTACCAGCAGATCGAGTTCGCCAGGACGATCCACTCGTCCGGCTCCGAGCTGCTCATGCTGATCAACGACATCCTCGACCTGTCGAAGGTCGAGGCCGGCAAGATGGACGTCGAGGCGACGGCCGTGGGCACCGCGGCCATGTGCGACGCCCTCGCCCAGGCGGTCCGGCCGGTGGCCGAGGTGAAGGGCCTCACGTTCGAGGTCCAGGTCGCGGACGACGTGCCGGCCGAGTTCGTCACCGACGAGCAGCGCATCCAGCAGGTGCTGCGCAACCTGCTGTCGAACGCGGTGAAGTTCACCGACTCCGGCACCGTGCGCCTCGACGTCACGGTCGCCTCGTCCGACGGCCCGTTCATCGTGCCGAGCCTGCGCTCGGCGCCGACGGTGCTGTCGTTCGCCGTCTCCGACACCGGCATCGGGATCGCGACGGACAAGCTGCGCATGATCTTCGAGGCCTTCCAGCAGGCGGACGGGACGACGTCACGGCGCTACGGCGGCACCGGCCTCGGCCTGTCGATCAGCAAGGAGATCGCCCGGCTGCTGGGCGGCTCGATCGCGGTCTCCAGCGTGCTGGGCCAGGGCAGCACGTTCACCCTGTACGTCCCGTCCGTGATGCCCGCCGACCAGCCGTTCTACGGACCGATCCCCGGCGAGCCGGACGACGTGCTGATCATCATCGGCGGTGACGGGGCGCTGTCCACCGCGGGTGTGCCCTACGGGTCACCCCTCCAGGCTCTCGGCAGCGGCACCGGTGGCGATCCGTGGATCGCGGACCCGGCGCAGGCCGCGCCGTTCACGGGGTCCGCGCCGGTGGCGGCGCCCGCTGGGACGCCGGAGCTGGGCGCGCCATGGCACCCGACCGGCGACCTGGTCGGCGCGGGCGCCAGCCGGCCCAAGCTCGAGTCCTCGATACCGGAGCCGGTCGGCACGCCGTTCCTGACCGAGACCTCGCGGCCGCGCCGGGAGCTCGGCCCCGACGAGGTCGACCCGCTGCAGGGCGCGACGGTGCTGGTCGTCGACGACGACGTCCGCAACGTGTTCGCGCTCACCAGCGCGCTGGAGATGTTCGGCATGCGGGTGCAGTACGCGGACAACGGGCACGACGCCATCAGACTGGTGCAGCAGGCGTCGGTCGCGATCAGACTGGTGCTGATGGACGTGATGCTGCCCGGCATGGATGGCAACGAGACGACGTCGACCATCCGCGCGATGCCGGCGTTCGCCGACCTGCCGATTCTGGTGCTGACCGCGAAGGCGATGCCGGGCGATCGGGAGAAGAGCATCTCGGCCGGCGCGAGCGACTACATCACGAAGCCGGTGGACCTCGACCATCTTCTCTCGGTCATGCGTTCCCACATGTCGGACCGTCCCTAG
- a CDS encoding ATP-binding protein yields the protein MTPVPRAESKGELVSVDVVRRAGSTTPQATHILAELPYLPSAVPRARHVLRESLRSAGLDEDATAVAELLVSELVTNAVKYGQPPVWLLVELRPGLVHASVSDTSTSLPERRAVDDDSEGGRGLLVLDALAGSWGAVTADHGKYLWFDLVVTPAPATEPDPGKPGVSAA from the coding sequence ATGACACCGGTACCGCGCGCGGAGTCCAAGGGGGAGCTGGTGTCGGTGGACGTGGTGCGCCGGGCAGGTTCGACAACGCCACAGGCGACCCACATCCTGGCGGAACTGCCGTATCTGCCGTCCGCGGTCCCGCGCGCGCGCCACGTGCTGCGCGAGTCGCTGCGGAGCGCCGGGCTGGACGAGGACGCCACCGCCGTCGCCGAGCTGCTCGTCAGCGAGCTGGTGACCAACGCGGTGAAGTACGGCCAGCCCCCGGTCTGGCTGTTGGTCGAGCTACGCCCCGGCCTGGTGCACGCCTCCGTCTCCGACACCTCGACCTCACTGCCCGAGCGGCGCGCCGTCGACGACGACTCGGAGGGCGGCCGCGGCCTGCTCGTGCTGGACGCCCTCGCCGGCAGCTGGGGCGCGGTCACGGCCGATCACGGCAAGTACCTGTGGTTCGACCTCGTGGTCACTCCCGCTCCGGCCACCGAACCCGATCCCGGCAAGCCCGGCGTCTCCGCCGCCTGA
- a CDS encoding SpoIIE family protein phosphatase: protein MDGAGLDGRPPHHTITLPPAAESPRSARRFLLSALRGTVDEDTLDSALLLVTELVTNVVVHAGTPATVDVTAEPVGELTIQVRDLHPVRIGAARHRPGNGGSDSANDPFSESGLGGLREDGRGLALVDALASSWGTAHGAGGKSVWFRLTAAAQPAPDEPGEPLTGSGNVPQDGPSGPDTDVTLDTSTPTSTATVAASTPRQAGSGERTGAEAARAGAVPAANPIAGPTLPTAVPTDPPPPAAFPPGHGTNGSGPATTHTATTGAEGGGPGRRAPVLLDKAPAGPVPRVPRIVSRSTARALTAEGEVAELLAQLVDTQPVTGGLVHRPSQDDPRPEVVASLGGLGDAGAAVAIPLDPTQDTLGEVLLWPDPTQPGYLGQPGAVDLERVELVARWMALALGGGDMRQAEERRIGMLSFLAEASDLLAGSLELEHTLSMLAHLPVPRLGRWCAVYLRRDDGNPTLAAVAHAEEAAEPALSDTATDLTGPLMIAVRGAGTTPVRQVSTPDGPVLVAVLRARRRVLGMVAVGRDVGGSFTADDADLLADLARRAAFAVDNARLYSRQVELADGLQAGLRPPVLPEIPGLDLGAAYGAAQSAGLDVGGDFFDLMPGPNGWTVAIGDVCGKGAEAATVTGVARAVLRLLTGQATPVGQILGDLNRTLRDTATAYPHGQPRFCTLATASLAEPTQRGVHLVLHLAGHPQPVLLRADGTASYVGVPGTLLGVLDDDEVTFPSVDVELCSGDALVLYTDGVVEARAGRELLGEQRLLEAVVDCAGLSAQGIADRVRAAADRFAGGNLRDDVAIVVLRTPASG, encoded by the coding sequence ATGGACGGCGCAGGGCTGGACGGACGGCCACCCCACCACACCATCACACTGCCGCCCGCGGCGGAATCGCCCCGGTCCGCTCGCCGTTTTCTGCTCTCCGCGCTGCGCGGGACCGTGGACGAGGACACGCTCGACTCCGCCCTGCTCCTGGTCACCGAGCTGGTCACGAACGTGGTCGTCCACGCCGGCACGCCGGCCACCGTCGACGTCACCGCCGAGCCCGTCGGGGAGCTGACCATCCAGGTCCGTGACCTGCACCCGGTGCGGATCGGGGCGGCCAGGCACCGGCCGGGCAATGGCGGGTCGGACAGCGCGAACGACCCGTTCAGCGAGTCGGGGCTCGGCGGGCTACGCGAGGACGGCCGCGGCCTCGCCCTGGTCGACGCGCTGGCCAGCAGCTGGGGGACGGCGCACGGGGCCGGCGGCAAGAGCGTGTGGTTCCGCCTTACCGCCGCTGCCCAGCCGGCACCGGACGAGCCCGGCGAGCCGCTCACCGGGAGCGGGAACGTCCCCCAGGACGGCCCAAGCGGGCCTGACACCGATGTGACTCTCGACACATCCACGCCCACGTCGACGGCGACCGTGGCCGCGTCGACGCCGCGGCAGGCCGGATCGGGCGAGCGCACCGGCGCCGAGGCCGCCCGAGCCGGGGCCGTGCCGGCGGCCAACCCGATCGCGGGCCCGACCCTGCCGACCGCGGTACCCACCGATCCCCCGCCCCCGGCGGCGTTCCCACCCGGCCACGGCACGAACGGCTCCGGCCCCGCCACGACCCATACCGCCACGACCGGAGCCGAGGGCGGCGGCCCCGGCAGGCGGGCGCCGGTGCTGCTCGACAAGGCGCCCGCCGGGCCGGTCCCTCGGGTGCCACGGATCGTCTCCCGGTCGACGGCCCGGGCGCTGACGGCCGAGGGCGAGGTCGCCGAACTGCTCGCCCAGCTCGTCGACACCCAGCCGGTCACCGGTGGGCTGGTGCACCGGCCGTCGCAGGACGACCCGCGGCCCGAGGTCGTCGCCTCGCTGGGCGGCCTGGGCGACGCCGGGGCGGCGGTGGCGATCCCGCTCGACCCGACCCAGGACACCCTCGGGGAGGTGCTGCTCTGGCCGGACCCGACGCAGCCGGGCTACCTCGGCCAGCCGGGCGCGGTCGACCTCGAACGGGTCGAGCTGGTGGCCCGCTGGATGGCGCTGGCGCTCGGCGGCGGCGACATGCGCCAGGCCGAGGAGCGCCGGATCGGGATGCTGTCGTTCCTGGCCGAGGCGTCCGACCTGCTCGCCGGCAGCCTTGAGCTGGAGCACACCCTGTCGATGCTGGCCCACCTGCCGGTCCCCCGGCTGGGCCGCTGGTGCGCCGTGTACCTGCGCCGCGACGACGGCAACCCGACGCTGGCCGCCGTCGCGCACGCCGAGGAGGCCGCGGAGCCGGCGTTGTCGGACACCGCGACCGATCTGACCGGCCCGCTGATGATCGCGGTCCGTGGCGCGGGCACCACCCCGGTGCGGCAGGTGAGCACCCCGGACGGCCCTGTCCTCGTGGCGGTGCTGCGCGCTCGCCGCCGGGTCCTGGGCATGGTCGCCGTCGGCCGCGACGTCGGCGGCTCCTTCACCGCCGACGACGCCGACCTGCTCGCCGACCTGGCCCGCCGGGCCGCGTTCGCGGTGGACAACGCCCGGCTCTACAGCCGGCAGGTGGAGCTGGCCGACGGCCTGCAGGCCGGTCTGCGCCCGCCGGTACTGCCCGAGATCCCGGGGCTCGACCTCGGGGCGGCCTACGGGGCGGCCCAGTCGGCCGGCCTCGACGTCGGCGGCGACTTCTTCGACCTGATGCCGGGGCCGAACGGCTGGACCGTCGCGATCGGCGACGTCTGTGGGAAGGGCGCCGAGGCGGCCACCGTGACCGGAGTGGCCCGCGCGGTGCTGCGGCTGCTCACCGGGCAGGCCACCCCCGTCGGCCAGATCCTCGGCGATCTCAACCGGACGCTGCGCGACACGGCGACGGCGTACCCACACGGCCAGCCGCGGTTCTGCACGCTGGCGACCGCGAGCCTGGCCGAGCCGACGCAGCGCGGGGTCCACCTCGTGCTGCACCTGGCCGGCCACCCCCAGCCGGTCCTGCTGCGCGCCGATGGGACCGCGTCGTATGTCGGCGTGCCGGGGACGCTGCTTGGCGTCCTGGACGACGACGAGGTGACCTTCCCGTCGGTGGACGTCGAGCTGTGCTCGGGGGACGCGTTGGTGCTCTACACCGACGGCGTGGTCGAGGCCCGGGCCGGCCGGGAGCTGCTTGGCGAACAGCGGCTGCTGGAGGCGGTCGTCGACTGCGCGGGCCTCTCGGCGCAGGGCATCGCCGACCGCGTCAGGGCGGCGGCCGACCGGTTCGCCGGCGGCAACCTGCGCGACGATGTCGCGATCGTCGTCCTGCGCACCCCGGCCTCCGGCTAG